The proteins below come from a single Rhodanobacter sp. LX-99 genomic window:
- a CDS encoding type II secretion system F family protein produces MATATATNINKARELGAQRAEVSKLTTYEWVALDKRGKRMKGDMPAKNASLVKAELRRQGMNPQTVRERAKPLFGASGSTVKPGDVAVFSRQIATMMASGVPMVQSFDIIADGQKNVRFKNILLDVKQNIEGGAALHEALARYPVQFDELYCNLVHAGETSGVLDTVLDTVATYKERTEAIKKKIKKALFYPMMVLAVVFMVCLIMLLFVVPVFAKTFQDAGAQLPAPTQLLVTASEFMQSYWWVVIGVIGGSIAALIIAKKRSVKFAHFLDRMALKMPVMGNIVRNSAIARFARTLGVTFRAGVPLVEALDAVAGATGSVVYGDAVKQMRDDISVGHQLQLAMKQTGLFPNMVVQMTAIGEESGALDNMLFKVAEFYEEEVSNAVDTLSTLLEPIIMVVLGTLVGGMVIALYLPIFKLAGTF; encoded by the coding sequence ATGGCCACGGCTACCGCAACGAACATCAACAAGGCGCGTGAGCTCGGTGCCCAGCGCGCCGAGGTCAGCAAGCTGACCACGTACGAGTGGGTTGCGCTGGACAAGCGCGGCAAGCGCATGAAGGGCGACATGCCGGCGAAGAACGCCTCGCTGGTCAAGGCCGAATTGCGCCGCCAGGGCATGAACCCGCAGACCGTGCGCGAGCGTGCCAAGCCGTTGTTCGGCGCCAGCGGCAGTACGGTCAAGCCGGGCGACGTGGCCGTGTTCAGCCGCCAGATCGCCACCATGATGGCATCCGGCGTGCCGATGGTGCAGTCCTTCGACATCATCGCCGACGGCCAGAAGAACGTCCGCTTCAAGAACATCCTGCTCGACGTGAAGCAGAACATCGAGGGCGGCGCGGCATTGCATGAGGCGCTGGCGCGCTACCCGGTGCAGTTCGACGAGCTGTACTGCAACCTGGTGCACGCCGGCGAAACGTCCGGCGTGCTGGATACCGTGCTGGACACCGTGGCGACCTACAAGGAGCGCACGGAGGCGATCAAGAAGAAGATCAAGAAGGCGCTGTTCTACCCGATGATGGTGCTGGCCGTGGTGTTCATGGTCTGCCTGATCATGCTGCTGTTCGTGGTGCCGGTGTTCGCCAAGACCTTCCAGGACGCCGGCGCCCAGCTGCCCGCCCCGACCCAGCTGCTGGTGACCGCCTCGGAGTTCATGCAGAGCTACTGGTGGGTGGTGATCGGCGTGATCGGCGGCAGCATTGCCGCACTCATCATCGCCAAGAAACGTTCGGTGAAATTCGCCCACTTCCTCGACCGCATGGCGCTGAAGATGCCGGTGATGGGCAATATCGTGCGCAACTCGGCGATCGCCCGCTTCGCCCGCACCCTGGGCGTGACGTTCCGCGCCGGCGTGCCGCTGGTCGAGGCGCTGGATGCGGTGGCCGGCGCCACCGGCAGCGTGGTCTACGGCGATGCCGTGAAGCAGATGCGCGACGACATCTCGGTCGGCCACCAGCTGCAGCTGGCGATGAAGCAGACCGGCCTGTTCCCGAACATGGTGGTGCAGATGACCGCCATCGGCGAAGAGTCCGGCGCGCTGGACAACATGCTGTTCAAGGTCGCCGAGTTCTACGAGGAAGAGGTCAGCAACGCCGTCGACACCCTGTCCACCCTGCTCGAACCGATCATCATGGTCGTGCTGGGCACCCTGGTCGGCGGCATGGTGATCGCCCTGTACCTGCCGATCTTCAAGCTCGCCGGCACGTTCTGA
- a CDS encoding endonuclease domain-containing protein codes for MDPKPPLPTHTLNTAKSLRTAGTDAEHKLWYHLRARRLSGFKFRRQHPIPPYVVDFYCDELKLVIELDGSQHSEEIDNTRTHALERQGLLVLRFWDNQVLQETDAVLEAILTVALDRTLSPTPPPTGEGL; via the coding sequence ATGGACCCCAAGCCGCCACTACCCACGCACACGCTCAATACGGCGAAGTCGCTGCGAACCGCAGGCACTGATGCGGAACACAAGCTGTGGTACCACCTGCGTGCGCGACGCCTGAGTGGATTCAAGTTTCGCCGTCAACATCCCATACCGCCCTACGTCGTGGACTTTTACTGCGATGAGCTCAAGTTGGTCATCGAGCTGGACGGTTCACAGCACAGCGAAGAAATCGACAACACGCGTACACATGCTCTCGAACGTCAGGGTTTGCTTGTCCTGAGATTCTGGGACAATCAGGTGTTGCAGGAAACCGACGCGGTGCTCGAGGCGATTTTGACCGTCGCGCTTGACCGTACCCTCTCCCCAACCCCTCCCCCGACGGGGGAGGGGCTTTAG
- a CDS encoding A24 family peptidase yields the protein MPELPFALWIALAGVLGLLVGSFLNVVILRLPARMAAAWRQEARDVLELQADVAPLPPGIVREPSHCPHCKHPLSALDNIPLFGWLLLRGRCRYCQARISIQYPLVELLSGVLSAVIVWKFGPSWAALAGLALTWTLIALSGIDFRTQLLPDQLTLPLLWLGLLLSLLPMFVTAPASILAAAIGYLSLWSVYWVFKLLTGKEGMGHGDFKLLAALGAWMGPVALLPIILLSSLIGALVGGTLIALRKHEREIPMPFGPFIAAAGWVWFVAGPDLLQGYMQLTGLR from the coding sequence ATGCCCGAACTTCCCTTTGCCCTGTGGATCGCCTTGGCCGGCGTGCTCGGGCTGCTGGTAGGCAGCTTTCTCAACGTGGTGATCCTGCGCCTGCCCGCGCGCATGGCGGCGGCATGGCGGCAGGAGGCGCGGGATGTGCTGGAATTGCAGGCCGACGTCGCGCCGCTGCCGCCGGGCATCGTGCGCGAACCGTCGCACTGCCCGCATTGCAAGCATCCACTGTCGGCACTGGACAACATCCCGCTGTTCGGCTGGCTGCTGCTGCGCGGGCGCTGCCGCTACTGCCAGGCGAGGATTTCGATCCAGTACCCGCTGGTGGAACTGCTCAGCGGCGTGCTGAGCGCGGTGATCGTGTGGAAGTTCGGGCCGTCGTGGGCCGCGCTGGCCGGACTGGCGCTGACCTGGACCCTGATCGCGCTGTCCGGCATCGACTTCCGCACCCAGCTGCTGCCCGACCAGCTGACCCTGCCGCTGCTGTGGCTGGGCCTGCTGCTGTCGCTGCTGCCGATGTTCGTCACCGCGCCGGCGTCGATCCTGGCCGCGGCGATCGGCTACCTGAGCCTGTGGAGCGTGTACTGGGTGTTCAAGCTGCTCACCGGCAAGGAAGGCATGGGCCACGGCGACTTCAAGCTGCTCGCCGCGCTGGGCGCGTGGATGGGGCCGGTGGCGCTGCTGCCGATCATCCTGCTGTCGTCGCTGATCGGCGCGCTGGTCGGCGGTACCCTGATCGCGCTGCGCAAGCATGAACGCGAGATCCCGATGCCGTTCGGCCCGTTCATCGCCGCCGCCGGCTGGGTCTGGTTCGTGGCAGGCCCGGACCTGCTGCAGGGCTACATGCAACTGACCGGCCTGCGGTGA
- the coaE gene encoding dephospho-CoA kinase (Dephospho-CoA kinase (CoaE) performs the final step in coenzyme A biosynthesis.) — protein MNARPHALAVALTGGVAAGKTAVTRRFEALGVHVHDADVAAREVIEPGTPGLAEVIDAFGVGALDGSGRLDRAAMRQRVFADPAARRTLEAIIHPRVRQWLHERALAERGPYCLLAIPLLAENIEHYRWVDRVLLVDAPESVQIARLIARDGIGETLARRMLAHQASRAERLALADDVIENSGDEAALDTAVAELHRRYLTLALNR, from the coding sequence GTGAACGCGCGGCCGCACGCCCTGGCAGTCGCCCTGACCGGTGGCGTCGCCGCCGGCAAGACGGCGGTGACGCGGCGTTTCGAGGCGCTGGGCGTGCACGTGCACGATGCCGACGTGGCCGCCCGCGAGGTGATCGAACCGGGCACGCCCGGGCTGGCCGAAGTGATCGACGCGTTCGGCGTGGGGGCGCTGGATGGTTCGGGCCGGCTGGATCGCGCGGCCATGCGCCAGCGCGTGTTCGCCGATCCCGCGGCGCGCAGGACGCTGGAGGCGATCATCCATCCGCGCGTGCGCCAGTGGCTGCACGAACGCGCGCTGGCCGAGCGCGGGCCGTATTGCCTGCTGGCGATTCCGCTGCTGGCCGAGAACATCGAACACTACCGCTGGGTCGACCGCGTGCTGCTCGTCGACGCCCCCGAATCCGTGCAGATCGCCCGCCTGATCGCCCGCGACGGCATCGGCGAAACCCTCGCCCGCCGCATGCTGGCCCACCAGGCCAGCCGCGCCGAACGCCTGGCCTTGGCCGACGACGTGATCGAGAACAGCGGCGACGAAGCCGCCCTCGACACCGCCGTGGCCGAACTGCACCGGCGCTATCTGACCCTGGCACTCAACCGGTAG
- a CDS encoding NUDIX domain-containing protein: protein MHVMAGLLLDADGRVLLAQRPPGKHLAGLWEFPGGKLEPGETPLAALARELREELGVTLQHAEPLIALPWNYGGRGLLLDAWRVDAWIGEPRPLEGQALQWQFPALVDMAILTPADCPVLQALIEARGAPTG, encoded by the coding sequence ATGCACGTGATGGCAGGGCTGCTGCTGGACGCCGACGGCCGCGTGCTGTTGGCGCAGCGTCCGCCCGGCAAGCACCTGGCCGGGTTGTGGGAGTTCCCCGGCGGCAAGCTCGAACCCGGCGAGACGCCGCTGGCGGCACTGGCGCGCGAACTGCGCGAGGAGCTGGGCGTCACGCTGCAGCACGCCGAACCGCTGATCGCGCTGCCATGGAATTACGGCGGACGCGGACTGCTGCTCGATGCCTGGCGGGTCGATGCGTGGATCGGCGAGCCGCGCCCGCTGGAAGGGCAGGCGCTGCAATGGCAGTTTCCCGCCCTGGTGGACATGGCGATCCTCACCCCGGCGGACTGCCCGGTTTTGCAAGCCCTGATCGAGGCACGCGGCGCTCCTACCGGTTGA
- a CDS encoding dihydrofolate reductase — MAISLIAALDENFAIGRKGQLPWHLPDDLRWFKQLTTGKNVLMGYNTALSIGRALPDRVNLVLTRRHEAPYPGQITVRSIDEAQARCDNTGLIVIGGGLVFAEALPRARRMYLTWVSAAVDGADAFFPGVHFSDWTEVSRVHHKADAEHAYDFDMVEYLRSS, encoded by the coding sequence ATGGCTATTTCGCTGATTGCCGCACTCGACGAAAACTTCGCGATCGGCCGCAAGGGTCAGCTGCCCTGGCACCTGCCCGACGACCTGCGCTGGTTCAAGCAGCTGACCACCGGCAAGAACGTGCTGATGGGCTACAACACCGCCCTGTCGATCGGTCGCGCGCTGCCGGACCGGGTCAACCTGGTGCTGACGCGCCGCCACGAGGCGCCGTACCCGGGCCAGATCACCGTGCGCTCGATCGATGAAGCGCAGGCACGCTGCGACAACACCGGCCTGATCGTGATCGGTGGCGGCCTGGTGTTTGCCGAAGCGCTGCCGCGCGCCCGCCGCATGTATCTCACCTGGGTCAGTGCCGCGGTCGACGGCGCCGACGCGTTCTTTCCCGGCGTGCACTTCAGCGACTGGACCGAGGTCTCGCGCGTGCACCACAAGGCCGACGCCGAGCACGCCTACGACTTCGACATGGTCGAATACCTGCGCAGCAGCTGA
- a CDS encoding thymidylate synthase has translation MHAYLDLLRHVLDHGTEKTDRTGTGTRSVFGWQMRFDLNEGFPLVTTKKLHLKSIVHELIWFLRGDTNIAYLKEHGVRIWDEWADAHGDLGPVYGQQWRAWPTADGGVVDQIAWVVDEIRRNPDSRRLIVSAWNVGELSKMALMPCHTMFQFYVADGKLSCQLYQRSGDIFLGVPFNIASYALLTHMVAQVCGLGVGDFVHTLGDAHLYNNHLDQARLQLSRKPLPLPRLKLDPAVRSIFDFRYEDVAIEGYRSHPAIKAAVAV, from the coding sequence ATGCACGCCTATCTCGACCTGCTCCGCCATGTCCTCGACCATGGCACCGAAAAGACCGACCGCACCGGCACCGGCACGCGCAGCGTGTTCGGCTGGCAGATGCGCTTCGATCTCAACGAAGGCTTCCCGCTGGTCACCACCAAGAAGCTGCACCTGAAGTCGATCGTGCACGAGCTGATCTGGTTCCTGCGCGGCGACACCAATATCGCCTACCTGAAAGAACACGGCGTGCGCATCTGGGACGAGTGGGCCGATGCGCACGGCGACCTCGGCCCGGTCTACGGTCAGCAGTGGCGTGCCTGGCCTACCGCCGACGGCGGCGTGGTCGACCAGATCGCCTGGGTGGTCGACGAGATCCGGCGCAACCCGGACTCGCGCCGCCTGATCGTCAGCGCCTGGAACGTGGGCGAACTGTCGAAGATGGCGCTGATGCCCTGCCACACCATGTTCCAGTTCTACGTGGCGGACGGAAAACTCAGTTGCCAGCTGTACCAGCGTTCCGGCGACATCTTCCTCGGCGTGCCTTTCAACATCGCCAGCTATGCGCTGCTCACCCACATGGTGGCGCAGGTCTGCGGCCTGGGCGTGGGCGACTTCGTGCACACGCTGGGCGACGCTCACCTGTACAACAATCACCTGGATCAGGCGCGGCTGCAGTTGAGCCGCAAACCCTTGCCGCTGCCGCGGCTGAAGCTCGATCCCGCGGTGCGCTCGATCTTCGATTTCCGTTACGAGGACGTCGCGATCGAAGGCTACCGGTCGCATCCGGCGATCAAGGCCGCCGTCGCCGTATAG
- a CDS encoding TIGR00266 family protein: MAQWFFSYGKNTDRIGPLDDAAARAQAQRQPDGYCWCEGFAEWKPIRSVAELGGTPLAPPPMPASMGSGRADEIDYRIVGTDMQFVEIELDPGESAIAEAGALMYKESAVQMDTVFGDGSSGGQSGGGLMDKLLSAGKRVITGESLFTTVFTHAGQGKAKVAFAAPYPGTVMAMKLSDHGGRLICQKDAFLAGARGVQLGIFFQRKILTGLFGGEGFIMQKLEGDGWVFVHAGGTVVQRELKAGERLDVDTGCVVAFHDTVNMDVKPVGGIKSMLFGGEGMFLATLTGPGTVWLQSLPFSRMAGRMLAAAPQGGGQRRGEGSLLGGLGDIIGGDRNF; the protein is encoded by the coding sequence ATGGCGCAGTGGTTTTTCAGTTACGGCAAGAACACCGACCGGATCGGCCCGCTCGACGACGCCGCGGCGCGGGCACAGGCCCAGCGCCAGCCGGACGGCTATTGCTGGTGCGAAGGGTTTGCCGAATGGAAGCCGATCCGCAGCGTGGCCGAGCTCGGCGGCACGCCGCTGGCGCCGCCGCCGATGCCGGCGTCGATGGGCAGCGGCCGCGCCGACGAGATCGACTACCGCATCGTCGGCACCGACATGCAGTTCGTCGAGATCGAGCTGGACCCCGGCGAAAGCGCGATCGCCGAGGCCGGCGCGCTGATGTACAAGGAGTCCGCGGTGCAGATGGATACCGTGTTCGGCGACGGATCCAGCGGCGGCCAGAGCGGCGGCGGCCTGATGGACAAGCTGCTGTCCGCCGGCAAGCGCGTGATCACCGGCGAGAGCCTGTTCACCACGGTGTTCACGCATGCCGGCCAGGGCAAGGCGAAGGTGGCGTTCGCCGCGCCCTACCCCGGCACCGTGATGGCGATGAAGCTGTCCGACCACGGCGGCCGGCTGATCTGCCAGAAGGATGCGTTCCTGGCCGGCGCGCGCGGCGTGCAGCTGGGCATCTTCTTCCAGCGCAAGATCCTCACCGGCCTGTTCGGCGGCGAGGGTTTCATCATGCAGAAACTCGAAGGCGACGGCTGGGTGTTCGTGCACGCCGGCGGCACCGTGGTACAGCGTGAGCTGAAGGCTGGCGAGCGGCTCGACGTGGACACCGGTTGTGTGGTCGCGTTCCACGACACGGTGAACATGGACGTGAAGCCCGTCGGCGGCATCAAGAGCATGCTGTTCGGCGGCGAAGGCATGTTCCTCGCCACGCTGACCGGGCCGGGCACGGTATGGCTGCAGTCGCTGCCGTTCTCGCGCATGGCCGGGCGCATGCTGGCGGCAGCGCCGCAAGGCGGCGGCCAGCGCCGCGGCGAGGGCTCGCTGCTTGGCGGCCTGGGCGACATCATCGGCGGCGACCGCAACTTCTGA
- the lgt gene encoding prolipoprotein diacylglyceryl transferase encodes MSQPFIVDFDPVAFHLGPVQVHWYGLMYLLGFFFVAVLGEYRRRRGRLPVSRDALGDLLFYGMLGVIVGGRVWYMLFYADIDWIWTAPQTLFKVWDGGMSFHGGLLGVLAAGWWWSRKQKLHFFDTIDFVAPLVPIGLGLGRLGNFINGELWGKPSDVSWAMIFPQAPDRLPRHPSQLYEMLLEGVVLFAALWLVSLKPRPRYLVSGLFALLYGCFRFAVEFVRVPDPQLGYLFGTQWVTMGQMQSLPLIAVGLVLLALSRRAPTLPLASA; translated from the coding sequence ATGTCCCAGCCCTTCATTGTCGATTTCGATCCCGTCGCCTTCCACCTCGGCCCGGTCCAGGTGCATTGGTACGGCCTGATGTACCTCCTCGGCTTTTTCTTCGTGGCGGTGCTGGGCGAATACCGGCGCAGGCGCGGGCGGCTCCCGGTCAGCCGCGATGCGCTGGGCGACCTGCTGTTCTACGGCATGCTGGGCGTGATCGTCGGTGGGCGCGTGTGGTACATGCTGTTCTACGCCGACATCGACTGGATCTGGACCGCGCCGCAGACGCTGTTCAAGGTGTGGGACGGCGGCATGAGCTTCCACGGCGGCCTGCTCGGCGTGCTGGCCGCGGGCTGGTGGTGGTCGCGCAAGCAGAAGCTGCACTTCTTCGACACCATCGACTTCGTGGCGCCGCTGGTGCCGATCGGACTGGGGCTGGGCCGGCTCGGAAACTTCATCAATGGCGAGCTGTGGGGCAAGCCCAGCGACGTGTCGTGGGCGATGATCTTCCCGCAGGCGCCGGACCGGCTGCCGCGGCATCCCTCGCAGTTGTACGAGATGCTGCTGGAAGGCGTGGTGCTGTTCGCGGCGCTGTGGCTCGTCTCGCTGAAGCCGCGGCCGCGCTACCTGGTGTCCGGCCTGTTCGCGTTGCTGTACGGCTGCTTCCGTTTCGCAGTGGAGTTCGTGCGCGTGCCCGATCCGCAGCTCGGCTACCTGTTCGGCACGCAGTGGGTGACGATGGGGCAGATGCAGTCGCTGCCGCTGATCGCGGTCGGGCTGGTGCTGCTCGCGCTGTCGCGTCGCGCGCCGACCTTGCCGCTGGCCAGCGCCTGA